The proteins below are encoded in one region of Bremerella sp. P1:
- a CDS encoding WD40 repeat domain-containing serine/threonine-protein kinase codes for MSTFKCPSCQAELPDFQQSAGFCPYCDAKWGDASAEDNPQENSATLNIDSEGLDDHSDDTESAPEPSGGQTIQLEREEGQPETDINQTIDLPDGADVGQEFMGADEEDAGQTIQLGGEDTNATIVPEKVTGGEDPNQTINLDENESGDVHVQQTIDLPPGGSVDSMQTLDLDSSKDDVNRTAQTMAFQLTDDNQQTIDIGDSPGGGEDLHVTFGSKPLSPSDVKRFWGTGEGSPMQTMRTATVSKAKELGVDLRRRVLSDQEEGSDYAIINQIGKGGMGVVYAAKQKSLRRRVAVKTLKRDIGQRDDDRAKFLSEAVITGVLDHPNIVPIHELGQTEDGTLFYSMKCVTGTEWHKVVRNKTEAENLEIFLKVADAVAFAHSKNVIHRDLKPENVMLGEYGEVLVMDWGLAVDLNRKEEFTMGGTPAYMSPEMAKGPLDRIGKCSDVYLLGAMLYEIVTGFPPHAASTITECLVAAAQNVIVRSDSTSRLKNIALKAMATSPKLRFNSVALLQEEVRKYQATAQSIELTNTAQQELETAKETENYELFSRAMFGFEDALKLWGENDAADRGIHEARQEYAKCALKKADYDLGLQLVNPTDPDEAPIYQDLVAAKADAERTARNAKFARYVAVGSLLFALIGAGAGLVIINGLYQKAITAELEATKQRDVAQKARTKAEGLAKDLASERDTLKATNEKLDVAVANITKANEEITKANDELAMNAKTIEGQNAQLQKQTKDLQTALVTVEQERNRATFAGMFASVGLAQSKVESNDISSALSLLDQVPAAYRGWEWKHLAYLCHPDVPHIAFKEAATSVVISPDGQWTAIGTNGEGVYVYPTQDAVAPGVMPKHVDLPECRITALQFSNDGKQLWIGTDHSQKYLQVWDLQGAPKVVPLKDLNPYSTYPAVSAIEFVPDNSGSVFVAVSGRCFKLNAKQANGARALINVGSVFDLAISPDGKEYLHTQESQGEYRVKRLPTDGSYKEIGVLQLDDRATHCVYLTNDLTVIAMADGSLRLWGGPSKLDEIVYTLPSQVNQLHFDRRKNLMLVALSDGSVKLLRFDPSSNALSDYKTLRGHQGAVLDCAVHLNQPTLVSVSEDKTSRFWNYETYQDQLELDLDESVLWASFSGSGNEFVTGDRGGRAWIWNSNTNSEKPLQELVVGDWTRQNVAQKSAMLPLGDGKHLVTADADVGVAVWDIASKQILWKRQTLANSYQVAVVPKTDRFLFVDMVKDGQGAEKTMIRAANAKGESVFNVQSQVEAKQILDLVVAPSGNYFAMRSPNGIRVFPMPAATDTKLAAEIWNSDSDPVLQMEFRSDDVILLGYHPGQGTGRVSVVDFKNRKVIHEFPTSESNLRYLHFDLSPDLSHVAIAYTNYTGSQSGDPRNTKSQVSLYALDSPQQPIGSVQCDGVAAYPSVSNDNKVVYFVQQHKPGDRDIARWEIAKPESEILAYSREGTDASSTASREVGQVEVMPGSPDEILVGFSNRDIEVWNTSTAKSLARLAPSRAVIFCDFYNKDQQVLTVHIDGLVRVWDAKSGKVIDQYDAEYQTIQAAALTGDLLAVGGTAGEVTVFDLAKKSTVQTLPYQGASIDALAWAPSQPKPALMVATSQMKPDADVGEKLVGSLNLVETETWKPIGEAFASHAGHYRCLTASKSGTRFAATSSDTGVRLWADIPLAELATTEPRMLEGHSTDVTGAAFSANGDRLVTGSFDGSLTVWFVDRPKADAGMGGQEGPTGELHVQQFVPLKGHRKEISSIVFSPNSELLLTSSLDRSAILWFTTNLPDNLAEGLVPEKDTVASAEVPATQR; via the coding sequence ATGTCGACATTCAAGTGCCCAAGTTGTCAGGCCGAACTACCAGATTTTCAGCAATCGGCGGGCTTCTGTCCGTACTGCGATGCGAAATGGGGAGACGCGTCGGCAGAGGATAATCCGCAGGAGAACTCGGCCACGCTCAATATCGATAGCGAAGGCTTAGACGATCATTCTGACGATACAGAATCTGCTCCCGAACCGTCTGGTGGGCAAACCATTCAACTGGAGCGTGAGGAAGGCCAGCCAGAGACGGATATCAACCAAACGATCGACTTGCCTGACGGCGCCGACGTTGGTCAAGAGTTCATGGGCGCCGATGAGGAAGACGCTGGTCAAACGATTCAACTAGGTGGCGAAGATACCAATGCCACGATCGTGCCTGAAAAGGTAACCGGCGGGGAAGATCCCAATCAGACAATCAACCTCGATGAAAATGAGTCTGGCGATGTCCACGTTCAGCAAACGATCGATCTTCCTCCTGGTGGAAGTGTCGATTCGATGCAGACGCTCGATCTCGATTCGTCCAAGGACGACGTCAATCGAACCGCGCAGACGATGGCGTTTCAGTTAACTGACGACAATCAGCAGACCATTGACATTGGCGATAGCCCTGGCGGCGGGGAAGACTTGCACGTCACGTTTGGCTCGAAGCCCCTTTCCCCGAGCGACGTCAAACGCTTTTGGGGTACCGGTGAAGGCTCGCCCATGCAGACGATGCGCACGGCGACCGTCAGCAAGGCGAAGGAGTTGGGCGTCGACTTGCGTCGTCGTGTTCTTTCTGATCAGGAAGAAGGGTCCGACTACGCGATTATCAATCAGATCGGCAAAGGGGGGATGGGGGTCGTCTATGCGGCCAAGCAAAAGTCCCTGAGGCGCCGTGTTGCCGTCAAAACTTTGAAACGGGATATCGGGCAGCGCGATGACGATCGCGCGAAGTTTTTGAGTGAAGCCGTTATTACCGGTGTGCTCGACCATCCGAATATCGTTCCGATTCATGAACTCGGCCAAACGGAAGATGGCACGCTTTTCTACTCCATGAAATGTGTGACCGGTACCGAATGGCACAAGGTGGTTCGCAACAAGACGGAAGCGGAGAATCTTGAAATCTTCTTGAAGGTGGCCGATGCGGTCGCGTTTGCCCATTCCAAAAACGTTATCCATCGTGACTTGAAGCCTGAGAACGTCATGCTCGGCGAGTACGGTGAAGTGCTCGTCATGGACTGGGGTTTGGCCGTCGATTTAAATCGCAAAGAAGAGTTTACGATGGGGGGCACGCCGGCATACATGTCGCCGGAAATGGCCAAGGGCCCCTTGGACCGCATTGGCAAGTGCAGCGATGTTTATCTGCTCGGGGCGATGCTCTATGAAATCGTCACCGGCTTTCCGCCGCACGCCGCATCGACGATTACCGAATGCCTGGTCGCTGCCGCTCAGAATGTCATTGTTCGTTCGGACTCGACCAGTCGGCTGAAGAATATCGCTTTGAAGGCCATGGCCACCTCGCCTAAGCTGCGATTCAATTCGGTGGCGCTGCTGCAGGAAGAAGTTCGCAAGTACCAGGCAACGGCCCAGAGTATCGAGCTTACCAATACAGCCCAACAGGAACTTGAAACCGCGAAAGAGACCGAGAATTACGAGCTCTTCTCGCGCGCGATGTTTGGGTTCGAGGATGCCCTCAAGCTGTGGGGCGAGAACGACGCTGCCGATCGTGGTATTCATGAAGCCCGGCAGGAATATGCCAAGTGTGCCCTGAAGAAGGCCGACTACGACCTTGGGCTGCAACTGGTCAATCCGACCGATCCCGACGAAGCCCCCATCTACCAAGACCTGGTTGCGGCCAAAGCGGACGCGGAACGGACGGCTCGGAATGCGAAGTTTGCCCGCTATGTGGCCGTCGGCTCGCTGCTTTTTGCCTTGATTGGTGCTGGAGCCGGTCTGGTCATCATCAACGGCCTGTATCAAAAGGCCATCACTGCAGAACTAGAAGCCACCAAGCAGCGCGATGTCGCACAGAAAGCACGCACAAAAGCCGAGGGTTTGGCAAAGGACTTGGCAAGCGAAAGAGACACGCTCAAAGCAACCAATGAAAAATTGGACGTTGCTGTGGCCAATATTACCAAAGCCAACGAAGAGATTACCAAGGCCAACGACGAGTTGGCAATGAACGCCAAAACGATCGAGGGACAGAATGCTCAGCTGCAGAAACAGACGAAAGATCTGCAAACGGCCTTGGTCACGGTGGAGCAGGAACGTAACCGTGCCACGTTCGCTGGTATGTTTGCTTCCGTTGGGCTCGCCCAGTCCAAGGTCGAGTCCAACGACATCTCGTCGGCTCTGAGTCTTTTGGACCAAGTTCCGGCAGCATACCGCGGCTGGGAATGGAAACACCTCGCCTACCTTTGCCATCCGGACGTTCCACACATCGCGTTCAAAGAGGCGGCCACATCGGTCGTCATTTCCCCTGACGGCCAGTGGACAGCCATCGGCACCAATGGAGAAGGCGTCTACGTCTATCCCACGCAAGATGCCGTGGCACCAGGCGTCATGCCTAAACACGTGGATTTGCCCGAGTGCCGCATCACGGCGCTTCAGTTCTCAAACGATGGAAAGCAACTGTGGATTGGTACCGATCATTCACAAAAGTACCTGCAGGTCTGGGATCTTCAAGGTGCTCCTAAGGTGGTGCCATTGAAAGACCTCAATCCATATTCGACCTATCCGGCGGTCAGCGCTATTGAGTTTGTGCCGGATAATAGCGGATCGGTATTTGTTGCCGTTAGTGGACGCTGTTTCAAGCTCAATGCGAAGCAAGCAAATGGTGCCCGTGCGCTAATCAATGTTGGCAGCGTGTTCGATTTAGCCATTTCGCCTGATGGAAAAGAGTACCTTCACACCCAGGAATCGCAGGGTGAATACCGCGTCAAGCGGTTGCCGACCGACGGGTCATATAAGGAAATTGGGGTCCTGCAACTCGACGATCGTGCCACTCACTGTGTCTATCTGACCAACGACCTGACCGTGATTGCCATGGCCGACGGTAGCCTCAGACTGTGGGGAGGCCCCAGCAAGCTGGACGAGATCGTCTACACGCTTCCTTCCCAAGTCAATCAGCTGCACTTCGACCGACGCAAGAACCTGATGTTGGTTGCGTTGTCGGATGGTTCGGTCAAGCTGTTGCGATTCGATCCCTCCTCAAATGCGTTGTCAGACTACAAAACATTGCGAGGCCATCAGGGAGCCGTTCTCGATTGTGCTGTGCATCTCAATCAACCGACTCTTGTTTCTGTTTCTGAAGACAAGACTTCTCGATTCTGGAACTACGAAACTTACCAAGACCAATTGGAGTTGGATCTCGACGAGAGTGTCCTCTGGGCGAGCTTCTCGGGAAGTGGGAACGAGTTTGTCACCGGTGACCGAGGAGGACGTGCTTGGATCTGGAACAGTAACACGAACAGCGAAAAGCCGCTCCAAGAACTGGTTGTCGGAGATTGGACTCGGCAGAACGTTGCCCAGAAGTCGGCCATGCTGCCGCTAGGAGACGGCAAGCATCTTGTGACGGCCGATGCCGATGTCGGGGTTGCCGTTTGGGATATTGCATCCAAGCAAATCCTCTGGAAACGACAGACGCTGGCGAACTCGTACCAGGTTGCCGTCGTTCCCAAGACCGATCGGTTTCTCTTTGTCGACATGGTCAAGGATGGACAAGGGGCAGAGAAGACTATGATCCGTGCCGCCAATGCCAAGGGCGAATCGGTCTTTAATGTCCAAAGCCAAGTGGAAGCCAAGCAGATTCTCGACTTGGTGGTTGCTCCGAGCGGAAACTACTTCGCAATGCGAAGCCCCAATGGTATCCGCGTATTTCCGATGCCAGCTGCCACTGATACCAAGTTGGCCGCTGAGATCTGGAATTCCGATTCCGATCCGGTACTACAAATGGAGTTTCGATCGGACGATGTCATTTTGCTGGGGTACCATCCGGGACAAGGGACGGGTCGCGTTTCGGTGGTCGATTTCAAGAATCGCAAGGTGATTCATGAATTCCCGACTTCGGAAAGCAACCTGCGGTACTTGCATTTCGACTTGTCGCCTGACCTATCCCATGTAGCAATCGCCTATACGAATTACACCGGTTCCCAATCAGGCGATCCTAGGAATACGAAGTCTCAAGTCAGCTTGTATGCGTTGGACAGTCCACAGCAACCAATCGGTTCGGTTCAGTGCGATGGCGTTGCTGCCTATCCATCGGTTTCTAACGACAACAAGGTCGTATACTTCGTCCAGCAGCACAAACCAGGCGACCGTGATATCGCACGCTGGGAAATTGCCAAGCCGGAGAGCGAGATTCTGGCATACTCGCGTGAGGGAACCGATGCGAGCAGCACGGCTTCGCGGGAAGTTGGTCAGGTCGAAGTGATGCCAGGATCTCCAGACGAGATTCTGGTTGGGTTTAGCAATCGTGATATCGAAGTGTGGAATACTTCCACGGCGAAAAGTCTTGCTCGATTGGCACCTTCACGGGCGGTGATCTTCTGCGATTTCTACAACAAAGACCAGCAGGTCTTAACGGTTCATATCGACGGACTTGTCCGTGTTTGGGATGCCAAGTCGGGGAAAGTCATCGATCAATATGACGCTGAGTATCAAACGATTCAGGCTGCAGCACTAACGGGCGATCTGTTGGCGGTAGGCGGAACCGCAGGCGAGGTTACCGTCTTCGATTTGGCCAAGAAGAGTACCGTGCAAACGTTGCCATACCAAGGCGCATCGATCGATGCTTTGGCATGGGCACCCTCGCAGCCGAAGCCGGCGTTGATGGTTGCCACCAGCCAAATGAAACCCGACGCCGATGTTGGAGAGAAACTGGTCGGTTCGTTGAACCTGGTCGAGACAGAAACTTGGAAGCCAATCGGCGAAGCTTTTGCCAGCCATGCGGGACATTATCGATGTCTCACGGCATCCAAGAGCGGTACCCGTTTCGCTGCGACTAGTAGCGATACGGGCGTTCGATTGTGGGCCGACATTCCGCTAGCAGAATTGGCAACGACGGAGCCGCGTATGCTCGAAGGGCATTCGACCGATGTCACCGGCGCCGCGTTCTCTGCTAATGGTGATCGATTGGTTACGGGAAGCTTCGACGGATCGTTGACCGTTTGGTTTGTCGATCGACCGAAGGCTGATGCTGGCATGGGCGGCCAAGAAGGACCAACCGGCGAGTTGCACGTTCAACAATTTGTGCCATTGAAGGGACATCGAAAAGAAATTTCGTCGATTGTCTTTTCACCTAACAGTGAACTGCTGTTGACGTCATCGTTGGATCGAAGTGCCATTCTCTGGTTTACGACCAATCTGCCGGACAATCTGGCAGAAGGTCTGGTACCCGAGAAGGACACGGTTGCCTCCGCAGAGGTGCCAGCCACGCAGCGATAG